Proteins encoded by one window of Aphidius gifuensis isolate YNYX2018 linkage group LG2, ASM1490517v1, whole genome shotgun sequence:
- the LOC122848917 gene encoding uncharacterized protein LOC122848917, with protein MELSTAKGIFERENLAPGMHAILTIKFKTNKVNNFIEGLILNVENGKSIIIKLFAFREPPQLTAEIIKDNIEFPINNHLFNQKDDEKLDLKLEKNVSRADTTIFDELDCKMCFIGEEIHVKLRLINYGGPGNFQLISEDDWYSKENNIFR; from the exons atggaGTTATCAACAGCTAAAGGAATAtttgaaagagaaaatttaGCACCTGGTATGCATGCtatattgacaattaaatttaaaacaaataaagttaataattttattgaggGTTTGATACTTAATGTTGAAAATggtaaatcaataattattaaattatttgcattCAGAGAGCCACCACAGTTGACtg ctgaaattattaaagataatattgaatttccaataaataatcatttattcaatcaaaaagatgatgaaaaattagatTTGAAATTGGAGAAAAATGTTTCACGTGCTGACACGACAATTTTTGATGAACTGGATTGTAAAATGTGTTTTATTGGTGAAGAAATTCATGTTAAATTgcgattaattaattacgGTGGTCCTGGAAATTTTCAGTTAATCAGTGAAGATGATTGGTACtccaaagaaaataat ATTTTTCGTTGA
- the LOC122849453 gene encoding uncharacterized protein LOC122849453, with amino-acid sequence MLVYKDGHNIYYQHHDHSYAENIIIDHARSIKIDCVNDDCLAEIFMYVPAWERPKIAVVCQKWNRVLDYSWGRVKKLQLTHWERAEYPNCLKKFTTPDGKLSFLNSLLNKCGRYLTQLDLTAYGHSDIVSVINEYCPNLVELRLRFTYDNHRLYWKSFSRLSKLKVLTVIFQNHLKHHAKLNELVHALESLADTLTDLTLFNWETDEPCTDRFLPYLPCRFPADTIYVS; translated from the exons ATGCTTGTATACAAGGATGGGCATAAT ATATACTATCAGCATCATGATCATTCATACGccgaaaatataataattgaccaCGCTAGAAGTATAAAAATTGACTGTGTTAACGACGATTGTCTTgctgaaatattcatgtatgtGCCAGCATGGGAAAGACCTAAAATTGCAGTGG TATGTCAAAAATGGAATAGAGTCCTTGATTATTCTTGGGGTAGAGTCAAAAAACTTCAACTCACTCACTGGGAACGAGCTGAGTATCCAAATTGTTTGAAGAAATTTACAACACCCGATGGAAAATTAAGCTTTTTGAACTCATTGCTTAATAAATGTGGTCGTTATTTAACACAATTAGACTTGACAGCTTATGGTCATAGTGACATAGTGTCggttattaatgaatattgtcCAAACCTCGTGGAACTTCGATTGAGATTTACCTATGATAACCATAGGCTATATTGGAAATCATTTTCACGTCTATCTAAGCTCAAGGTATTAACagttatatttcaaaatcatCTAAAACACCACGCTAAGCTTAATGAGTTAGTACATGCATTGGAATCGCTTGCTGATACATTGACTGATCTGACTCTGTTCAATTGGGAAACTGACGAACCCTGTACAGATAGATTTCTTCCATATTTACCCTGTAGATTTCCAGCGGACACCATTTATGTAAGTTAA